Within the Streptomyces sp. YIM 121038 genome, the region AGGTCAGCGCCCACCCGGTGCTCGTCCAGGCCATCACCGAGACCGTCGACGCCACCGACGCCGATGTGGTGGTCACCGGATCCCTGCGGCGCGAGGACGGCGGCCCGCGGCGCCTCCTCACGTCGATGGCCGAGCTGTTCGTCCGCGGAACCACGCTGGACTGGACCGCGACGCTGCCCGCCGGGGCCGCGTCCCGGCGCGTGGACCTGCCGACGTACGCCTTCGACCACCAGCACTACTGGCTCCGGATGGCCGACGCCGCCACGGACTCCGCGTCGCTCGGCCTCACCGGGGCCGACCATCCGCTGCTGGGCGCGGTCGTGCCGCTGCCCCAGTCCGACGGCCTGGTCTTCACCTCACGCCTCTCCCTTCGCACCCATCCGTGGCTCGCCGACCACGCCATCGGCGGTGTGGTCCTCGTCCCCGGCACGGTGTACGTCGACCTGGCGGTGCGCGCCGGGGACGAGTTCGGCCACGGCCTCCTGGAGGAACTCGTCATCGAGGCACCGCTGGTGCTGCCCGACACCGGCGGCGTACGGGTCCAGGTCGCGGTCAGCGGCCCTGGCACGACCGGCGCGCGGACCGTGGACGTGTACTCCCAGCGTGAGGACGCCGAACCCGACGGCGGCGCCGACGCGTGGACGCGGCACGCCACCGGCCTCCTGGCGGCCCCGCCGACGGCGCAAGCGACGGGCCGGGACGTCGACTTCACGGCCTGGCCGCCGCCCGGCGCGGAACCGGTCCCGGTGACGGACTTCTACGCCGACCTGGTCGAGCGCGGCTACGCGTACGGGCCCGCCTTCCAGGGCCTGCGCGCGGTGTGGCGGCGCGGCGACGAGGTCTTCGCCGAGGCCGCCCTGCCCGAGGAGCAGCGGGACGAAGCGGGCAGGTTCGGCATCCACCCGGCGCTCCTCGACGCCGCCCTGCACACGAACGCCTTCGCCCGCCCGGACGACGACCGCAAGGTGCTGCCGTTCGCGTGGAACGGGCTGCTGCTGCACGCCGTGGGTGCCTCCGCGCTCCGCGTGCGGGTCGCGCCGTGCGGCCCGGACGCCCTGTCCTTCCACGCCGCCGACGACACCGGCGGGATGGTCCTCACGATGGACTCGCTGGTGTCCCTGCCCGTCTCCGCCGACCAGCTGGACACCGCGGCGGCGGACGGAACCCGCGACGCGCTGTTCGGAGTGGAGTGGACCGAACTGCCCCCGGCCCAGGGGGACGCACCGCCCTGGGCGCCGGTGGCCACGGCCGCCGACGTGACGGCCCTGACCGCAAGCACGGCCACCCCGCCGATGGCCGTCCTGGAGGCCTTCGGCGCTGACGGCGACGACGCCGTACTCGCCCTGACCTCCCGCGTGCTGGGAGCGGTGCAGGCGTGGCTGGCCGGGGCGGGCTCCCCGGAGTCGCGCCTGGTGGTCGTCACCCGGGGTGCGGTGCCCGCGGGCACGGGTGTGGTGAGCGATCCGGCGGGAGCGGCGGTGTGGGGCCTGGTGCGCGCGGCGCAGGCGGAGAACCCGGACCGGATCGTCCTGCTGGACACCGACCCCACGGCGGGCGGCCCCCTGGACGCGGTGCTGGGAGCGGTGCTTGAGGCCGGTGAGCCCCAGGTCGCGGTGCGTGGAATGAGGTACTCCGCGCCCAGGCTCGCCCGTGTCACCGGTGAGGTGTCGGATGTGCCGAACAAGTTCGGCTCTGGAAAGAGCGTTCTACTCACTGGTGGAACTGGTTCTCTGGGTGGCCTGGTGGCTCGTCATCTGGTGGCCCGGCACGGTGTACGGCATCTGCTTCTTGCCAGCCGCCGGGGCGCGGAGGCCGAGGGTGCGGCGGAGTTGGTGGCGGAACTCGTCGGGCAGGGTGCGACGGTGTCGGTCGTGGCGTGCGACGTGTCCGACCGCGAGCAGGTGCGGGCGTTGCTGGCGTCCGTACCGGACGAACACCCGCTGGGCGCGGTCGTGCACACCGCGGGCGTGCTGGACGACGGGGTGATCGGCGCGCTGACGCCGGAGCGCCTCGCGGGGGTGTTCGCGCCGAAGGTGGACGCGGTGCGGCACCTCGACGAGCTGACCCGGGGCCTCGACCTCGACGCGTTCGTGGTGTTCTCGTCCGCCGCCGCGCTCATGGGGTCGGCGGGCCAGGGAAACTACGCGGCGGCCAACGCCTTCCTCGACGGGCTGATGGCCCAGCGGCGGGCGGCGGGTCTGCCCGGGCTCTCCCTCGCCTGGGGCCTGTGGGAGCAGGCCGCGGGCCTGACCGCACACCTCAGCAGCGTCGACCAGGCGCGGATGAGCCGCGGCGGCGTCCTGGCGCTGACTCCAGCCGAGGGCCTGGGCATCCTCGACGCGGGCCTGCACATGGGCCAGGCGCTCCTCGTGCCGATCAAACTGGACCTGCGCACGCTGCGGACCCAGGCGGCGGCGGGCGGCGCGGTGCCGCATCTGCTGCGCGGCCTCGTCCGCACGGGCCGGCGCGTGGCACGGGCGGCGGCCGGGGACAGCGGCGGCCTGGCCCGCCGCCTCGCCGGGCTGCCCCAGGCCGAGCAGGAGGCGCTCCTGCTGTCCGTCGTGCAGGGCGAGGCGGGCGGCGTACTCGGCTTCAGCGGCCCCGAACTGACACAAGGGACAAGGGGGTTCGGCGACATCGGCTTCGACTCCCTGACCGCGGTCGAGCTACGGAACCGGCTCAGTGCCGCGACCGGAGTGAGGCTGCCCGCCACCCTCGTCTTCGACTACCCGACCCCCGTGGCGCTCGCCCGCTACCTGCGCGAGGAGCTGGCCGAGACGGCGGACGGCGCCGCTGTCCCGTCCGTGTCGTCCGTGGCCGTGGATCGGGACGAGCCGATCGCGATCGTCGGCATGGCGTGCCGTCTGCCCGGTGGGGTGGCGGACCCTGAAGGCTTGTGGCGGCTGGTGCGGGAGGGCCGCGAGGGCATGGCACCGTTCCCGGAGGACCGTGGCTGGGACCTGGAGGGGTTGTTCGACGCGGATCCCGACAACGCCGGTACGTCGTACGCCAGTCAGGGCGGCTTCCTCCAGGGCGCGGGCCTCTTCGACCCAGGGTTCTTCGGCATCTCCCCGCGCGAGGCGCTGGCCATGGACCCGCAGCAGCGGCTGCTCCTGGAAGCCTCCTGGGAGGCCCTGGAGCGGGCGGGCATCGACCCGACCACGGCACGTGGCGGCGACATCGGCGTCTTCTCCGGCGTCTCCATCCACGACTATCTGGAATCCCTCAGCAACATGCCCGCCGAACTCGAAGGCTTCGTCACCACCGCCACAGCGGGCAGTGTCGCCTCGGGCCGGGTGTCCTACGCCTTCGGTTTCGAGGGCCCGGCGGTCACGGTGGACACCGCCTGCTCCTCGTCCCTGGTCGCCATGCACCTGGCGGCGCAGGCGCTGCGGCAGGGCGAGTGCTCGATGGCACTCGCCGGTGGCGTGGCCGTGATGGGGTCCCCGATCGGCGTCCTCGGCATGTCGCGGCAGCGCGGCCTGGCCGCCGACGGCCGATGCAAGGCGTACGCGGACGGCGCGGACGGCACGGTGCTGTCGGAAGGCGTCGGCCTGGTGGTCCTTGAGCGCCTGTCGGTGGCCCGCGAGCGCGGCCACCGGGTGCTCGCGGTGATCCGGGGCAGCGCGGTCAACCAGGACGGCGCCTCCAACGGCCTCACCGCCCCGAACGGCCCCTCCCAACAGCGCGTGATCCGCAAGGCCCTGGCCCACGCGGGCCTCGCCCCCTCCGAGGTGGACGTGGTGGAGGGCCACGGCACCGGCACCACCCTGGGCGACCCGATCGAGACCCAGGCGCTCCTGTCGACGTACGGGCAGGGCCGGGATCCCGAACGGCCGCTGTGGCTGGGCTCGTTGAAGTCGAACATCGGGCATGCGCAGGCCGCCGCGGGCGTGGCCAGCGTGATCAAGATGGTCGAGGCGCTGCGCCACGGCGTCCTGCCGCCCACGCTGCACGCGCAGGAGCCCACCCGCCAGGTGGACTGGTCGGCGGGCGCCATCGAGCTGCTGACCGAGGCCCGGGAGTGGCCGCGCGCCGGCCGTCCGCGCCGGGTCGGGGTCTCCTCGTTCGGCATCAGCGGCACGAACGCCCATCTGATCCTGGAGGAGGCGCCCGAGGAGCCGGTCGCGGAGGAGCCGGTGCCGGTGGGCGTGGTGCCGTTGGTGGTGTCGGCGCGCGGCGCGGCTTCCCTGGCGGGTCAGGCCGGTCGCCTCGCGGCGTACGTGGAGTCGGACACCGACGGGGTGTCCTTGGCAGGTGTGGCCGGAGCCCTGGTCTCCGGCCGCGCCGTCCTCGACGAGCGTGCGGTGGTGGTGGCGGGCACGGACGACGAGGCCCTCGCCGGACTGTACGCGCTGGCCCGGGGCGAGGACGCGTCCGGTGTGGTGACCGGCAGGGCCACGGGGTCCGGTGTGCCGGGCAAGGTGGTGTGGGTGTTCCCGGGGCAGGGGTCGCAGTGGGCGGGTATGGGACGTGAACTCCTGGATTCCTCTGTGGTGTTCGCGGAGCGGGTGGGGGAGTGTGCTGCCGCCCTGGAGCGGTGGGTGGATTGGTCGCTTGTCGATGTCCTACGGGGTGAGGTGGAGCCCGGTCTGCTGGAGCGGGTGGATGTGGTGCAGCCCGCGAGTTTCGCGGTGATGGTGGGTTTGGCTGCGGTGTGGGAGTCCGTCGGGGTTCGGCCGGATGCGGTGCTTGGTCACTCGCAGGGGGAGATCGCGGCGGCGTGTGTGGCGGGGGCGTTGTCTCTCGACGACGCGGCCCGTGTGGTGGCGTTGCGCAGTCAGGCCATCGCCACGGGGCTGGCCGGGCGCGGTGGGATGGCCTCGGTGGCGCTGAGCGAGGCAGAGGTCACCGCACGCCTTGGGCCCTGGGCGGGTCGGGTGGAGGTCGCGGCTGTCAACGGGCCCTCGTCCGTGGTGATCGCGGGCGATGCCCAGGCTTTGGACGAGGTGCTGGAGGTCCTGTCCGGCGATGGTGTTCGTACGCGCCGGGTGGCGGTGGACTATGCCTCGCACACTCGTCACGTCGAGGACATCCAGGCCGCCCTTGCCGGAGCGCTGGTGGGGGTGGACGCGAAGGCCCCGGAGGTGCCGTTCTACTCCACCGTGACCGGCGGCTGGATCGAGGAGGCCGGAGTCCTGGACGCCGGGTACTGGTACCGCAACCTGCGCGGTCAGGTGCGGTTCGGCCCGGCTGTGACCGACCTGCTGGGTCAGGGGCACGGGGTGTTCGTGGAGGTGAGTGCTCACCCGGTCCTCGTGCAGCCGGTGACCGATGCCGTGGACGCGGGCGATGTGGACGCGGTGGTGACCGGGTCACTGCGCAGGGACGAAGGCGGTCTGCGGCGGCTCCTCGCCTCGATGGCCGAGCTGTTCGTGCGGGGCGTGGCCGTCGACTGGTCGGCCGTGCTGCCCATGACGGGTTCGGCGCGCGTGGACCTGCCGACGTACGCCTTCGACCACCAGCACTACTGGCTCACACCGGCCGCGCGGGCGACCGACGCGGTGTCGCTGGGGCAGGCGGCGGCGGATCATCCGCTCCTGGGCGCGGTGGTGCGGCTTCCGCAGTCCGACGGCCTGGTGTTCACGTCGCGGCTTTCGCTGCGGTCGCACCCGTGGCTGGGCGATCACGTGCTCGGCGGTGCGGTGCTCCTGCCGACGACGGCTCTGGTGGAGCTGGCGGTGCGGGCCGGGGACGAGGCCGGGTGCGGGGTCCTCGAAGAGCTGGAGATCGAGGCCCCGCTGGTGGTGCCCGAGCGCGGCGGTGTCCGGGTGCAGGTCGCGGTGGGAGCCCCGGAGGAGGACGGCTCGCGGGCCGTGGAGGTGTACTCCCAGGGCGAGGACGAGACGTGGACGCGGCACGCGGCCGGGGCCCTGTCGGCCGACGGTCCGGCCGGTGGCGGCGGCCCCCGCTTCGACTTCACGGCCTGGCCGCCGTCCGGAGCCGAGCCGCTCGGGACCGGGGAGTTCTACGCCGACCTGGCCGAGCGGGGCTACGCGTACGGCCCGGTGTTCCAGGGTGTGCGGGCGGTGTGGCGACGCGGCGACGAGGTGTTCGCCGAGGTCACGCTGCCCGAGGAGCAGCACAAGGGCGCGGGGGACTTCGGTATCCATCCCGCTCTCTTCGACGCGGCCCTGCACGCCGGGGTGTTCGCCGACCCCGGCGATGGAGGCCCCGGAGACCTCCAGGCGCCGCGGCAGCCGCTCGACTGGCACGGCCTGGTGCTGCACGCCGCGGGCGCCTCGGCGCTACGCGTGCGGCTCGTGTCCGGCGGGCCCGACACCGTGTCGCTGGAGGCGGCGGACGAAACGGGTGGCCTGGTGGTGACGGCGGACTCGTTGACGTGGCGGGAGATGTCCGTCGACGAGGGGGAGACGGCGGACACGGTGGTCGCCGACTCGCTCTTCGGCGTGGAGTGGACGGAGCTGCCCCCGGCGCGGGGAGCGGGTGCGTCGCTGTCGTGGATGCCGGTGACCGCCGCCGACGAGGTGGCGACGCTGACGGAGGAAGTGGCGTCGGGCGCGGCAGTCCCGACAGCGGCGGTCCTTGAAGCCTTCGGCGGTGACGGCGAGGGCGCGGTACTCGCCCTGTCCGCCCGGGTGCTGGAAGTAGTGCGGGCCTGGCTGGCCGGGGCCGGTGTCGAGGACGCGCGGCTCGTGGTCGTGACCCGGGGCGCGATGCCCGCGGGCGAGGGCGCGGTGACGGACCCGGCGGGAGCCGCCGTCTGGGGCCTGGTGCGGGCCGCGCAGGCCGAGCACCCGGACCGGATCGTCCTGCTCGACCTCGACCCGGGCTCCGGCGACGGCGACGGAACGGGACCCGTACTGGACACGGTGCTGGGAGCGGTCCTCGCCACCGGGGAGCCCCAGATCGCGGTGCGCGGAGGGGCCTTCGCCGCTCCCCGGCTCGTCCGGCAACCCGCGCAAGGGGCGGAGGGCGAGGCGCTGTTCAGGCCGGGCGGCACCGTCCTCGTCACCGGCGGCACCGGGGCGCTCGGCGGCCTGGCGGCCCGGCACCTGGTCACCCGGTACGGCGTACGGCATCTGCTGCTTGCCAGCCGTCGGGGTCCGGACGCCGAGGGCGCGGCGGAGCTGGTGGCCGGGCTCGCCGAGCTGGGCGCGGTGGCGTCGGTGGTGGCGTGTGACGTGTCCGACCGCGACCAGGTGAAGGCCCTGCTCACGGGCGTACCGGACGGGCACCCGCTCACCGGCGTCGTGCACACCGCGGGCGTACTGGACGCGGGTGTCATCGAGGCGCTGACGCCGGAGCGCCTTGAGCGGGTGTTCGCGCCGAAGGTGGACGCGGTGCGGCACCTGGACGGGCTGACGCGTGAACTGGGCCTGGAGTTGGACGCGTTCGTCGTCTACTCGTCCGTGTCGGGTGTCTTCATGGGCGCGGGCAGCGGCAGCTACGCCGCCGCGAACGCCTTCCTCGACGGGCTGATGGCCCAGCGGCGGGCGGCAGGCCTGCCCGGCCTGTCCCTGGCCTGGGGCCTGTGGGAGCAGACCACCGGCATGGCCGCCCACACCGACGACCTCACCCGCAACCGGATGAACCGCCGGGGCGGCCTGCGAGCGATGACGCTGACGGAGGGCATGGAACTGTTCGACGCGGCCATGGGCTCCGGGCAGGCCCTGCTGGTTCCCGCCAGGCTCGACCTGCAGGGCGTACGCGCCGACGCGGCCGCCGGTGGCGCGGTGCCGCACCTGCTGCGCGGCCTCGTCCGCCCCGGGCGGCAACTGGCGCGGGCGGCGGGCGGCGGTGACGCGCGGCGCCGCCTGACCGACCGGCTCACCGGGCTCGCGGCGGCGGAGCGGGAAGCCCTGCTCCTGGACCTCGTCCGGGGCCGGGCGGCGGCCGTGCTCGGGCACGCCGGGCCGTCGGACGTGCGCGCCGACCTGGCGTTCAACGAGGCCGGGTTCGACTCGCTCACGGCGGTGGAGCTGCGCAACCGGCTGCGCGAGGCGACCGGCCTGAAACTGCCCGCCACCCTGGTCTTCGACTATCCGAACCCGCTCGCCCTGGCCCGCCATCTGCACCGCGCCCTGCTCCCGGACGGCGACGCGGGGGGTGCCGCGAGCGGACAGGAGCCGGACGAGGCACGGCTGCGGCACGCACTCGCCTCCGTCCCGCTGGCCCGCTTCCGGGCGGCCGGACTCCTGGACGCCCTGGTCGAGCTCGCCGCCGCGGGCGACGGCGGACCGGGCACGGGCACGACCGACGGGGCCGACGGGGCCGACGGGGCCGAGGGGGCCGACGGCGAGCGGGCGATCGCCGAGCTGGACGTCGACGACCTCGTGCACCTGGCGCTCGGCGACTGAGACCTTCCGAAACCGCTGGCTGATTGGGGAATTCAAGTGAGCGCGTCGTATGAAACAGTCGTCCAGGCGCTGCGGAAGTCACTGGAAGAGGTCGGCTCGCTGAAGCAGCGGAACCGGCAGCTCCGCGACGCTTCCCGTGAGCCGGTGGCGATCGTGGGGATGGCGTGCCGGCTGCCGGGCGGTGTTGCGGGCCCTGAGGACTTGTGGCGTCTGGTGTCCGAGGGCCGGGACGCGGTGTCGGGGTTCCCCGAGGACCGGGGCTGGGACCTGGAGGGCCTGTTCGACGCGGACCCCGAAAGCACCGGCACGTCGTACACCCGGCGGGGCGGATTCCTCCACGAGGCGGGTCTCTTCGACGCGGGCTTCTTCGGCATCTCCCCGCGCGAGGCCCTGGCGATGGACCCCCAGCAGCGCCTGCTCCTCGAAACCTCTTGGGAGGCCCTCGAAGCGGCCGGGATCGACCCGGGCTCGCTGAAGGGCGCCGACGTCGGGGTGTACTCCGGGGTGTTCACCCAGGGGTACGTCGCCCCGGGGGCCGGCGGGGTGACGACGGAGGTGGAGGGCTTCGCGGGCACCGGAGGCTCGACGAGTGTGGCGTCGGGCCGGGTGTCGTACGTGCTCGGTTTCGAGGGCCCGGCGGTCACGGTGGACACGGCGTGCTCGTCGTCGCTGGTGGCGATGCACTTGGCGGCGCAGGCCCTGCGGCAGGGCGAGTGCTCGATGGCTCTGGCCGGGGGCGCGACCGTGATGGCGACGCCCGGGGCGTTCGTGGAGTTCTCCCGGCAGCGCGGGCTTGCCGCTGACGGCCGGTGCAAGGCGTTCTCGTCGTCGGCGGACGGCACGGGCTGGGCCGAGGGCGTGGGCGTGGTCGTACTGGAGCGCCTGTCGGTGGCCCGGGAGCGCGGGCACCGCGTGCTGGCCGTGCTGCGCGGCAGCGCGGTCAACCAGGACGGCGCCTCCAACGGCCTGACCGCCCCCAACGGCCCCGCGCAGCAGCGCGTGATCCGCGGAGCCCTGGCCAACGCGGGCCTCTCCCCGTCCGAGGTGGACGTGGTGGAGGGCCACGGCACGGGCACGACCCTGGGCGACCCGATCGAGGCGCAGGCGCTCCTGGCGACGTACGGGCAGGGTCGGGAGCCCGAACGGCCTTTGTGGCTGGGTTCGTTGAAGTCGAACATCGGGCATGCGCAGGCCGCCGCGGGTGTGGCCGGTGTGATCAAGATGGTCCAGGCGCTGCGGCACGGCCGCCTTCCGGCGACCCTTCACGTGGACGCGCCCACCCCCCAAGTCGACTGGTCCGACGGCGCGGTGGAGCTCCTCACCGAGGTCCGGGAGTGGCCGCGGAACGGCCGTCCGCGCCGGGCGGGGGTGTCCGCGTTCGGCATGAGCGGGACGAATGCGCATCTGATCCTGGAGGAGGCGCCGGAGGAGCCGGTCTCGGAGGGTTCAGCCGCTGTGGGTGTGGTGCCGCTGGTGGTGTCCGCGCGGAGCCGGACCTCACTCGCGGGCCAGGCGAAGCGCCTCGCCGCGTACCTGGAGTCCGGCACCGCCAGCGGGGTGTCACTGGCCTCGGCGGCCGGATCCCTGGTGGCGGGCCGAGGGGTGTTCGGCGAGCGCGCGGTGGTGGTCGCGGGTTCGGCGGACGAGGCCCTCGGCGGCCTGTGGGCGTTGGCGCGGGGCGAGAGCGGCCCGCATCTGGTGTCGGGCAGCGGGGGTGCGCCGGGCAAGGTGGTGTGGGTGTTCCCGGGGCAGGGGTCGCAGTGGGCGGGTATGGGACGTGAACTCCTGGATTCCTCTGTGGTGTTCGCGGAGCGGGTGGGGGAGTGTGCGGCTGCCCTGGAGCGGTGGGTGGACTGGTCGCTTGTCGATGTCCTGCGGGGTGAGGTGGAGCCCGAGCTTCTTGAGCGGGTGGATGTGGTGCAGCCCGCGAGCTTTGCGGTGATGGTGGGTTTGGCTGCGGTGTGGGAGTCCGTCGGGGTTCGGCCGGATGTGGTGCTTGGTCACTCGCAGGGGGAGATCGCGGCGGCGTGTGTGGCGGGGGCCCTCTCGCTTGAGGATGCGGCCCGTGTGGTGGCGTTGCGCAGTCAGGCCATAGCTGCGGGGCTGGCCGGGCGCGGTGGCATGGCTTCGGTGGCGTTGAGTGAGGCGGAGGCGGCCGGATGGCTTGGGCCCTGGGCGGGCCGGGTGGAGGTCGCGGCTGTCAACGGGCCGTCGTCCGTGGTGGTCGCGGGTGACGCCGAAGCCTTGGACGAGGTGCTGGAGGCCCTGTCCGGCGACGGTGTTCGTACGCGCCGGGTGGCGGTGGACTACGCCTCGCACACCCGCCACGTCGAGGACATCCAGGACGTGCTGGCCGAAGCGCTGGCGGAGGTGAACGCACAGGCGCCGACGATCCCGTTCTACTCGACTGTCACGGGCAGTTGGGTGGCGGACGCCGGGGTGCTGGGCGGGGACTACTGGTACCGCAACTTGCGCGGGCGGGTGGGCTTCGGCCCGGCCGTGGTCGAGCTGCTGGGTCAGGGTCACGGGGTGTTCGTGGAGGTGAGTGCTCACCCGGTCCTCGTGCAGCCGGTGACCGATGCCGTGGACGCGGGCGATGTGGACGCGGTGGTGACCGGGTCACTGCGCCGGGACGAAGGCGGTCTGCGGCGGCTGCTGGTCTCGATGGCTGAGCTGTTCGTGCGGGGCGTGGCCGTCGACTGGGGCGGTGTGCTGCCCGCGACGGGTTCGGCGCGCGTGGAGTTGCCGACGTACGCCTTCGACCACCAGCACTACTGGCTCACACCGGTCGCAGAGGCCACCGACGCGGCGTCGCTGGGGCAGGCTGCGGCGGATCATCCGCTCCTGGGCGCGGTGGTGCGGCTTCCGCAGACCGACGGGCTCGTGTTCACCTCGCGCCTTTCCCTGCGGACACACGCCTGGCTGGCCGACCACAGGGTCGGCGGCGTGGCGATCCTGCCCGGTACGGGGCTGGTGGAGCTGGCGGTGCGGGCCGGTGACGAGGCCGGGTGCGGGGTCCTGGACGAGCTGGTGATCGAGGCCCCGCTGGTGGTGCCTGAGCGCGGCGGTGTGCGGGTGCGGGTGACTCTGGCCGCGCCCGGGGAGAACGGCACGCGCACGGTGGAGGTGTACTCCCAGCGCGAGGACGACGCCGATGCCGGGGACAGCGCCGGTGCCGATGCGTGGACGCGGCACGCCACCGGCCTCCTGTCGGCCACGGCCCGGCCGGACGGTACCGGCACCGGCATCGGTACCGGCACCGGTACCAGCTTCGACTTCGCCGCCTGGCCGCCGCCGGGTGCGCAGCCGGTCGAGGTGGGGAACTTCTACCAGGCGTTGGGCGAACGCGGTTACGGCTACGGTCCGGCGTTCCAGGGTGTGCGGTCGGTGTGGCGGCGTGGCGAGGAGGTGTTCGCGGAGGTCGCCCTGCCGGAGGAGCAGCGTAGGGATGCGGGCCGGTATGGCATCC harbors:
- a CDS encoding type I polyketide synthase produces the protein MSAPDEQVIEALRASLKENARLQQENSTLVAAAAEPVAIVSMACRYAGGIRGPEDFWRVVSEGADVYGAFPDDRGWDVEGLYHPDPDHPGTTYVRQGAFLHDAARFDAGFFGISPREALAMDPQQRQLLEVSWETFERAGIDPHAMRGGDVGVFAGIVHQDYAPDLSGFEGFLSLERALGTAGGVASGRVAYTLGLEGPAVTVDTMCSSSLVAIHLAAQALRRGECAMALAGGSTVMATPGGFVGFARQRALALDGRCKSYAAGADGSGWAEGVGVVLLERLSAAREHGHQVLAVIRGSAVNQDGASNGLTAPNGPAQQRVIRKALDTAGLTPADVDAVEGHGTGTVLGDPIEAQALMATYGQGRDPRRPLLLGSVKSVIGHTQAASGVAGVIKMVQALRHGVLPATLHVDAPTPQVDWSAGAIELLTGARDWPREGRPRRAGISAFGASGTNAHLILEEAPAEEERPAPEPSGVVPLVVSAATTASLAAQAERLAAHLEPGAGAAPLTAVAGTLAAGRAVLGERAVVVAGSGEEALTGLRALARGEHAAGVVTGTGTPGKVVWVFPGQGSQWVGMGRELLDTSAVFAERVGECAAALERWVEWSLVDVLRGDADPEFLERVDVVQPASFAVMVGLAAVWESVGVEPDAVLGHSQGEIAAACVAGALSLDDAARVVALRSQAIAARLAGRGGMASVALSEEDAAARLAPWADRVEVAAVNGPSSVVVAGDAEALDEALEALDDQGVRIRRIAVDYASHTRHVEDVRDTLAEVLAGIRAQAPTVPFRSTVTGGWVADAGVLDGAYWYRNLRERVRFGPAVAELLGQGHGVFVEVSAHPVLVQAITETVDATDADVVVTGSLRREDGGPRRLLTSMAELFVRGTTLDWTATLPAGAASRRVDLPTYAFDHQHYWLRMADAATDSASLGLTGADHPLLGAVVPLPQSDGLVFTSRLSLRTHPWLADHAIGGVVLVPGTVYVDLAVRAGDEFGHGLLEELVIEAPLVLPDTGGVRVQVAVSGPGTTGARTVDVYSQREDAEPDGGADAWTRHATGLLAAPPTAQATGRDVDFTAWPPPGAEPVPVTDFYADLVERGYAYGPAFQGLRAVWRRGDEVFAEAALPEEQRDEAGRFGIHPALLDAALHTNAFARPDDDRKVLPFAWNGLLLHAVGASALRVRVAPCGPDALSFHAADDTGGMVLTMDSLVSLPVSADQLDTAAADGTRDALFGVEWTELPPAQGDAPPWAPVATAADVTALTASTATPPMAVLEAFGADGDDAVLALTSRVLGAVQAWLAGAGSPESRLVVVTRGAVPAGTGVVSDPAGAAVWGLVRAAQAENPDRIVLLDTDPTAGGPLDAVLGAVLEAGEPQVAVRGMRYSAPRLARVTGEVSDVPNKFGSGKSVLLTGGTGSLGGLVARHLVARHGVRHLLLASRRGAEAEGAAELVAELVGQGATVSVVACDVSDREQVRALLASVPDEHPLGAVVHTAGVLDDGVIGALTPERLAGVFAPKVDAVRHLDELTRGLDLDAFVVFSSAAALMGSAGQGNYAAANAFLDGLMAQRRAAGLPGLSLAWGLWEQAAGLTAHLSSVDQARMSRGGVLALTPAEGLGILDAGLHMGQALLVPIKLDLRTLRTQAAAGGAVPHLLRGLVRTGRRVARAAAGDSGGLARRLAGLPQAEQEALLLSVVQGEAGGVLGFSGPELTQGTRGFGDIGFDSLTAVELRNRLSAATGVRLPATLVFDYPTPVALARYLREELAETADGAAVPSVSSVAVDRDEPIAIVGMACRLPGGVADPEGLWRLVREGREGMAPFPEDRGWDLEGLFDADPDNAGTSYASQGGFLQGAGLFDPGFFGISPREALAMDPQQRLLLEASWEALERAGIDPTTARGGDIGVFSGVSIHDYLESLSNMPAELEGFVTTATAGSVASGRVSYAFGFEGPAVTVDTACSSSLVAMHLAAQALRQGECSMALAGGVAVMGSPIGVLGMSRQRGLAADGRCKAYADGADGTVLSEGVGLVVLERLSVARERGHRVLAVIRGSAVNQDGASNGLTAPNGPSQQRVIRKALAHAGLAPSEVDVVEGHGTGTTLGDPIETQALLSTYGQGRDPERPLWLGSLKSNIGHAQAAAGVASVIKMVEALRHGVLPPTLHAQEPTRQVDWSAGAIELLTEAREWPRAGRPRRVGVSSFGISGTNAHLILEEAPEEPVAEEPVPVGVVPLVVSARGAASLAGQAGRLAAYVESDTDGVSLAGVAGALVSGRAVLDERAVVVAGTDDEALAGLYALARGEDASGVVTGRATGSGVPGKVVWVFPGQGSQWAGMGRELLDSSVVFAERVGECAAALERWVDWSLVDVLRGEVEPGLLERVDVVQPASFAVMVGLAAVWESVGVRPDAVLGHSQGEIAAACVAGALSLDDAARVVALRSQAIATGLAGRGGMASVALSEAEVTARLGPWAGRVEVAAVNGPSSVVIAGDAQALDEVLEVLSGDGVRTRRVAVDYASHTRHVEDIQAALAGALVGVDAKAPEVPFYSTVTGGWIEEAGVLDAGYWYRNLRGQVRFGPAVTDLLGQGHGVFVEVSAHPVLVQPVTDAVDAGDVDAVVTGSLRRDEGGLRRLLASMAELFVRGVAVDWSAVLPMTGSARVDLPTYAFDHQHYWLTPAARATDAVSLGQAAADHPLLGAVVRLPQSDGLVFTSRLSLRSHPWLGDHVLGGAVLLPTTALVELAVRAGDEAGCGVLEELEIEAPLVVPERGGVRVQVAVGAPEEDGSRAVEVYSQGEDETWTRHAAGALSADGPAGGGGPRFDFTAWPPSGAEPLGTGEFYADLAERGYAYGPVFQGVRAVWRRGDEVFAEVTLPEEQHKGAGDFGIHPALFDAALHAGVFADPGDGGPGDLQAPRQPLDWHGLVLHAAGASALRVRLVSGGPDTVSLEAADETGGLVVTADSLTWREMSVDEGETADTVVADSLFGVEWTELPPARGAGASLSWMPVTAADEVATLTEEVASGAAVPTAAVLEAFGGDGEGAVLALSARVLEVVRAWLAGAGVEDARLVVVTRGAMPAGEGAVTDPAGAAVWGLVRAAQAEHPDRIVLLDLDPGSGDGDGTGPVLDTVLGAVLATGEPQIAVRGGAFAAPRLVRQPAQGAEGEALFRPGGTVLVTGGTGALGGLAARHLVTRYGVRHLLLASRRGPDAEGAAELVAGLAELGAVASVVACDVSDRDQVKALLTGVPDGHPLTGVVHTAGVLDAGVIEALTPERLERVFAPKVDAVRHLDGLTRELGLELDAFVVYSSVSGVFMGAGSGSYAAANAFLDGLMAQRRAAGLPGLSLAWGLWEQTTGMAAHTDDLTRNRMNRRGGLRAMTLTEGMELFDAAMGSGQALLVPARLDLQGVRADAAAGGAVPHLLRGLVRPGRQLARAAGGGDARRRLTDRLTGLAAAEREALLLDLVRGRAAAVLGHAGPSDVRADLAFNEAGFDSLTAVELRNRLREATGLKLPATLVFDYPNPLALARHLHRALLPDGDAGGAASGQEPDEARLRHALASVPLARFRAAGLLDALVELAAAGDGGPGTGTTDGADGADGAEGADGERAIAELDVDDLVHLALGD